Proteins from a single region of Flavobacterium sp. YJ01:
- the yidC gene encoding membrane protein insertase YidC, producing MEEKKLDFNSIIGFVLIFGILIWIMYQNQPSEKEIAAEKAKKELVAKQEAQAKADKAKTASLPAAAVTPGDTLQLAKLQKTLGGFAYSATLPSAKKAFTTIENEKIKLKIANKGGYIVEATLKEFERFKKGSGQLVELIKNNNSSLNLQLLTSDNRTLNSKDLYFEPTLEKIGADQVLSMRLKAGANEFLEYKYILKPNDYLVGFDIRSQGLNRVLNSAKPIDLQWDLKTYRNEKSIAYENRYAQIDYKYNESKYNNVSSHGQGKEETPEKVSYVAFKQHFFTTILSTEKPFETSKLQSDDLVKDEKIDTVFTKQFRANLPLAFTNGEIDYKMNLYMGPADYKTLKAYDKNFEKIIPLGWGIFGWINKWIFIPLFGFLSSTIGLALGIAIIIFTIIIKLAMSPITYKSFLSQAKMKVLRPDIAELGEKFKKDPMKKQQETMKLYNKAGVNPMAGCIPALIQLPFMYASFQFFPAAFELRQKSFLWADDLSSFDSVVKLPFTIPMYGDHISLFPILAAIAIFFYMKMTSGDQQMAAPQQEGMPDMAKMMKIMIYVSPLMMLIFFNNYGSGLSLYNFISNLITIGIMFVIKNYIVDSDKIHAQIQENKLREPKKPSKFQQRLNEVMEQQEAAKAQNKKK from the coding sequence ATGGAAGAAAAAAAATTAGACTTTAATTCAATCATTGGTTTTGTATTGATATTTGGAATTTTGATTTGGATTATGTACCAAAATCAGCCTTCTGAAAAAGAAATTGCTGCTGAAAAAGCCAAGAAAGAATTAGTTGCTAAACAAGAAGCACAAGCAAAAGCAGATAAAGCTAAAACGGCATCATTACCAGCTGCGGCTGTAACTCCTGGAGATACACTTCAATTGGCAAAATTGCAAAAAACTTTAGGAGGATTTGCTTATTCTGCAACACTTCCTTCTGCAAAAAAAGCTTTTACAACAATCGAAAACGAAAAGATTAAACTTAAAATCGCTAATAAAGGTGGTTATATTGTTGAAGCTACTTTAAAAGAATTCGAAAGATTTAAAAAAGGTTCTGGACAATTAGTTGAGTTAATCAAAAACAACAATTCAAGTTTAAATCTACAACTTCTTACTTCAGATAATAGAACATTAAATTCTAAAGATCTGTATTTCGAACCAACATTAGAAAAAATCGGTGCAGACCAAGTTTTATCTATGCGTTTGAAAGCAGGAGCTAATGAATTTTTAGAATACAAGTATATTTTAAAACCAAACGATTATTTAGTTGGTTTTGATATTCGTTCTCAAGGTTTGAACAGAGTTTTAAATTCTGCTAAACCAATTGATTTGCAATGGGATTTAAAAACATACAGAAACGAAAAAAGTATTGCTTACGAAAACCGTTATGCTCAAATTGATTACAAGTACAACGAATCAAAATATAATAACGTAAGTTCGCACGGACAAGGTAAAGAAGAAACTCCTGAAAAAGTAAGTTATGTAGCTTTCAAACAGCATTTCTTTACTACTATTTTATCTACAGAAAAACCTTTTGAAACTTCAAAATTACAATCTGATGATTTAGTTAAGGATGAAAAAATCGATACTGTTTTTACAAAACAGTTTAGAGCAAATTTACCTTTAGCATTTACAAATGGTGAGATCGATTACAAAATGAATTTGTATATGGGTCCTGCGGATTATAAGACTTTAAAAGCTTACGATAAAAACTTCGAAAAAATTATTCCATTAGGATGGGGAATTTTCGGATGGATCAACAAATGGATTTTCATTCCGTTATTTGGATTCTTAAGTTCAACAATTGGATTGGCTTTAGGAATTGCAATTATCATTTTCACGATTATCATCAAATTGGCTATGTCGCCAATTACATATAAGTCATTCTTGTCTCAGGCTAAAATGAAAGTTTTAAGACCTGATATTGCAGAGTTGGGAGAAAAATTCAAAAAAGACCCAATGAAGAAACAACAGGAAACAATGAAATTGTACAACAAGGCGGGCGTAAACCCAATGGCAGGATGTATTCCAGCATTGATTCAGTTGCCGTTTATGTATGCATCGTTCCAGTTTTTCCCTGCTGCTTTTGAATTAAGACAAAAAAGCTTCCTTTGGGCAGACGATTTATCATCTTTTGACTCAGTTGTAAAGTTACCATTTACTATTCCGATGTATGGAGATCATATCAGTTTGTTCCCGATTTTGGCAGCAATTGCAATTTTCTTCTACATGAAAATGACTTCAGGAGATCAGCAAATGGCGGCGCCTCAACAAGAAGGTATGCCAGATATGGCAAAGATGATGAAAATCATGATTTATGTTTCGCCATTAATGATGTTGATTTTCTTCAATAATTATGGTTCAGGGTTATCTTTATACAACTTTATTTCAAACTTAATTACAATCGGAATTATGTTTGTTATCAAGAATTATATTGTTGACAGTGATAAAATTCACGCTCAAATTCAGGAAAATAAACTGAGAGAGCCTAAGAAACCAAGTAAGTTTCAACAGCGTCTTAACGAAGTAATGGAACAACAAGAAGCAGCAAAAGCTCAGAATAAGAAAAAATAA